From a single Chlamydiota bacterium genomic region:
- the murD gene encoding UDP-N-acetylmuramoylalanine--D-glutamate ligase — translation MKILVVGFGVAGKDLYNYLKEQNHHVSVCDDFLQGEEFIQELEPFDLAIHSPGVPMISPWIQKIRAANIPLISEAEFAISKLKGTLIGITGTNGKTTTTLFLEYVLQKENQAMAIGNNGVSFAKYLQNPLQNPLLLLELSSYQLEHLKTAQLDVGVILNISQDHLDRYSSFEDYALAKIKMQEFVKPEGTLFVEYNTYQRFSKYFKREIVTFGYEKNADLTIRRDFLQNANLHDRSNIFVAAQVLKALNINPVKAIKAYQTFQKPEHRLEFIDTIEGVHFFNDSKATNVGAVKAALLGLKHKRIFLIMGGEDKKSDFRALKKTLKTSVKHLFVIGKSAKKIKQTFEKDLPITEAVELEKAVKSAFEMAKAQDAILLSPGCASFDQFENYVDRGNKFRYTVNKLKKGVSP, via the coding sequence ATGAAGATTTTAGTTGTTGGATTTGGTGTTGCTGGAAAAGATCTGTATAATTATCTCAAGGAGCAAAACCATCATGTGTCTGTCTGCGATGATTTTTTACAAGGTGAGGAATTCATCCAAGAACTAGAACCCTTTGATCTTGCCATCCATTCGCCTGGAGTTCCTATGATAAGCCCATGGATTCAAAAGATTAGGGCCGCCAATATCCCTCTTATTTCAGAAGCAGAGTTTGCTATCTCTAAATTAAAAGGAACTCTCATAGGTATCACGGGAACCAATGGCAAAACCACTACCACGCTCTTTTTGGAATATGTGTTACAAAAAGAGAATCAGGCAATGGCTATTGGAAATAATGGCGTATCCTTTGCAAAATATTTACAAAATCCGCTCCAAAATCCCCTCCTTCTTTTAGAACTCTCTTCTTATCAATTAGAACACTTAAAAACGGCACAATTAGATGTGGGAGTGATTCTCAATATTTCCCAAGATCATCTCGATCGCTACAGTAGTTTTGAAGACTATGCACTTGCCAAAATCAAGATGCAAGAATTTGTAAAACCTGAAGGCACTCTTTTTGTAGAGTACAATACCTATCAGCGCTTTTCTAAATATTTTAAAAGAGAGATTGTCACTTTTGGATACGAAAAAAATGCCGATCTTACAATCAGAAGGGATTTTTTACAAAATGCCAATTTGCATGATCGCAGTAACATTTTTGTGGCAGCTCAAGTATTAAAAGCGCTTAATATCAATCCTGTAAAAGCAATAAAAGCTTACCAGACCTTTCAAAAACCTGAGCATCGTTTGGAATTTATAGATACCATTGAGGGTGTGCATTTTTTTAACGATAGCAAGGCGACAAATGTAGGTGCTGTAAAAGCAGCTCTTTTGGGATTAAAGCACAAGCGCATTTTTCTCATTATGGGTGGAGAGGACAAAAAGAGCGATTTTAGGGCTTTAAAAAAAACGCTCAAAACATCTGTGAAACATCTTTTTGTGATTGGCAAAAGTGCAAAAAAAATTAAACAGACATTTGAAAAAGATCTTCCCATTACAGAGGCTGTAGAATTAGAAAAAGCTGTCAAAAGTGCCTTTGAAATGGCTAAAGCTCAAGACGCCATTCTTTTGTCGCCGGGTTGTGCAAGTTTTGATCAATTTGAAAATTACGTTGATCGTGGAAATAAATTTCGCTACACTGTAAATAAGTTGAAAAAAGGAGTAAGTCCATGA
- the cwlS gene encoding D-gamma-glutamyl-meso-diaminopimelic acid endopeptidase CwlS codes for MSRKNTIIAAVLINTVFLVVLFSLAIKTTIEDEKSALPNLATNEEILSEVNHEEFPSLLLEDAKTDSKPLLEEKANFLKQLESLEKQAIPQKTPPEIKRETAMTPKAPVFEDKYVMITVKKGDMLAKIAKANGATVKEIMELNDLKSTMLRIGQKLKVPKHQKIQMGNQDEDFQFYTIQKGDNLWLIASKHKLRVNDLMRLNQLDEAKAKRLKPGDQIRIR; via the coding sequence ATGAGCCGAAAAAATACGATCATCGCAGCAGTTTTAATCAATACCGTTTTTTTAGTCGTATTGTTTTCCTTAGCAATCAAAACGACGATCGAAGACGAAAAGAGTGCTCTGCCTAATTTAGCAACGAACGAAGAGATCCTATCAGAAGTAAACCACGAAGAGTTTCCCTCACTTCTATTAGAAGATGCGAAAACAGATTCCAAGCCTTTGCTTGAAGAAAAAGCTAACTTTTTAAAACAGTTGGAAAGTTTAGAAAAACAAGCCATCCCACAAAAAACACCACCAGAAATCAAAAGAGAGACTGCAATGACTCCAAAAGCACCTGTCTTTGAAGATAAATATGTGATGATCACAGTGAAAAAAGGGGATATGCTTGCAAAGATTGCAAAAGCAAATGGTGCGACTGTTAAAGAAATCATGGAACTCAATGATCTTAAATCTACGATGTTGCGCATTGGACAAAAACTCAAAGTGCCTAAACACCAAAAAATTCAAATGGGCAATCAAGATGAAGATTTTCAGTTTTATACCATCCAAAAAGGTGATAATTTATGGCTTATTGCATCAAAACACAAATTAAGAGTGAATGATTTGATGCGACTCAATCAACTTGATGAAGCCAAAGCTAAACGATTGAAACCAGGCGACCAAATCCGCATTCGTTAA